One Cervus canadensis isolate Bull #8, Minnesota chromosome 1, ASM1932006v1, whole genome shotgun sequence genomic window carries:
- the CDK5RAP3 gene encoding CDK5 regulatory subunit-associated protein 3 has translation MQDHQHVPIDIQTSKLLDWLVDRRHCTLKWQSLVLTIREKINAAIQDMPESQEIAQLLSGSYIHYFHCLRIVELLKGTEASTKNIFGRYSSQRMKDWQEIVALYEKDNTYLVELSSLLVRNVSYEIPSLKKQIAKCQQLQQEYSRKEEEGQAGAAEMREQFYHSCKQYGLTGDNVRRELLALVKDLPSQLADIGTAAQTLGEAIDLYQACVGFVCESPTEQVLPMLRFVQTRGNCTVYEWRTGTEPSVVERPHLEEPPEQVEEDAIDWGDFGVEVASEGADSGISAQTAGIDWGISLESDSKEAGGDEIDWGDDATALQITVLEAGTQAPEGVARGPDALTLLEYPETRNQFIDELMELEIFLSQRAVEMSEEADILSVSQFQLAPAILQGQTKAKMLAMVSALQDLIGRLTNLRMQHLFMILASPRYVDRVTELLQQKLKQSQLLALKKELMVQKQQEALQEQAVLEPKLDLLLEKTKELQKLIEADISKRYHGRPVNLMGTSL, from the exons ATGCAG GACCATCAGCACGTGCCCATCGACATCCAGACCAGCAAGCTACTCG ACTGGCTGGTAGACAGAAGGCACTGCACCCTGAAATGGCAGAGTCTGGTATTGACCATCCGAGAGAAGATCAACGCCGCCATCCAGGACATGCCAGAGAGCCAAGAGATCGCCCAGCTGCTCTCTGGATCCT aCATTCACTACTTCCACTGCCTAAGAATTGTGGAGCTTCTCAAAGGCACTGAAGCCTCCACAAAAAATATTTTCGGCCGGTACTCTTCACAGAGAATGAAG GATTGGCAGGAGATCGTAGCCCTATATGAGAAGGACAACACCTACCTAG TGGAGCTCTCCAGCCTCCTGGTTCGGAACGTCAGCTATGAGATCCCCTCCCTGAAGAAGCAGATCGCCAAGtgccagcagctgcagcaggaaTACAGCCGCAAGGAGGAAGAGGGCCAGGCGGGGGCTGCCGAGATGAGGGAGCAGTTCTACCACTCGTGCAAGCAGTACGGCCTCACG GGGGACAATGTCCGAAGAGAACTACTGGCCCTGGTGAAGGACCTACCCAGTCAGCTGGCCGATATCGGGACAGCAGCCCAGACCCTGGGCGAAGCCATTGACCTGTACCAGGCCTGTGTGGGGTTCGTGTGTGAAAG CCCCACAGAGCAGGTGCTGCCGATGCTGCGGTTTGTGCAGACGCGGGGGAACTGCACAGTGTACGAGTGGAGGACGGGCACGGAGCCCTCGGTAGTGGAGAGGCCACACCTTGAGGAGCCCCCTGAGCAGGTGGAAGAAGACGCG atTGACTGGGGTGACTTTGGGGTGGAGGTGGCGTCTGAAGGGGCTGACTCTGGCATCTCTGCCCAGACTGCTGGAATTGACTGGGGCATCTCCCTGGAATCGGATTCAAAG GAAGCTGGGGGTGATGAGATAGACTGGGGAGACGATGCCACTGCTCTGCAGATCACCGTGCTGGAAGCCGGAACCCAGG CTCCCGAAGGTGTTGCCAGGGGCCCGGATGCTCTGACACTTCTTGAATACCCTGAGACCCGGAATCAGTTCATTGATGAGCTCATGGAG CTAGAAATCTTCTTGTCCCAGAGAGCAGTGGAGATGAGTGAGGAGGCAGACATCCTGTCTGTGAGCCAGTTCCAGCTGGCTCCAGCCATCCTGCAGGGCCAGACCAAGGCAAAGATGCTCGCCATGGTGTCGGCACTGCAGGATCTGATTGGCCGGCTCACCAATCTTCGAATGCAGCACCTGTTTATGATCCTGGCCTCACCAAG GTATGTGGACCGAGTGACTGAGCTCCTCCAGCAGAAGCTGAAGCAGTCCcagctgctggctttgaagaaagAACTGATGGTGCAGAAGCAACAGGAAGCCCTCCAGGAGCAGGCGGTTCTGGAGCCCAAGCTGGatctgctgctggagaagacaaAGGAGCTGCAGAAGCTG ATTGAAGCCGACATTTCCAAGAGGTACCATGGGCGCCCCGTGAACCTGATGGGAACCTCTCTGTGA